A window of the Bacteriovorax sp. PP10 genome harbors these coding sequences:
- a CDS encoding VOC family protein produces MGNNISISLHPDSKAETDQLFNELSAGGKIEMPLQDAFWGDYFGFCTDKFGIQWMFNCESKK; encoded by the coding sequence ATCGGAAATAATATTAGTATTAGCTTACACCCTGATAGCAAAGCAGAGACAGATCAACTCTTTAATGAATTGTCTGCTGGTGGGAAAATTGAAATGCCACTTCAAGATGCTTTCTGGGGTGATTACTTCGGATTTTGTACTGATAAGTTTGGAATTCAGTGGATGTTTAACTGCGAATCTAAAAAATAA
- a CDS encoding Bcr/CflA family multidrug efflux MFS transporter: MKNKSFTDGKGLIVLLGALTAFDPLSIDMYLPAFSDIQAEFLTSIDKVELSMSAFFIGMAVGQLFYGPLSDRFGRKRPLLAGMFLYLIATIGCAFAPNIETFIVLRVLQALGGCAGMVITRAVIRDLFESKKVADFLSSMALIMGLAPILAPSIGGFVNQLLGWRAIFGLLAVSNIVCLACIYLFLPETIKQKSSNLSIKSMLTSYGQLFRERSFVGYLIPDTAIRAGMFAYIAGSPFVFIELYNIPKEHYGWIFGMNALGLMAASQINRRLLKRFDSDMILRWSVRVAAVAATIVFISPQISSQVSMLLIPIFLFLATLNFVGPNALAGALASQGHRAGTASALYGCMQWSLASASSFMVSYFHNGTATPMTGTILACGLVSLIAYQILKPQVGDRNQLREVEKTIVIPSEAEPGV; encoded by the coding sequence ATGAAAAATAAATCATTCACTGATGGTAAAGGTTTAATAGTTCTCTTAGGTGCACTCACTGCATTCGATCCATTATCTATTGACATGTATCTTCCGGCCTTTAGTGACATTCAAGCAGAATTTCTGACATCAATTGATAAAGTAGAATTGTCTATGTCGGCCTTTTTTATTGGTATGGCGGTAGGACAACTTTTCTATGGGCCATTGTCGGATCGGTTCGGTAGAAAAAGGCCACTACTTGCAGGTATGTTTCTTTATTTAATCGCCACGATTGGTTGCGCGTTTGCTCCTAATATTGAAACTTTTATTGTGTTAAGGGTTCTTCAAGCTCTTGGTGGATGTGCAGGAATGGTTATCACTCGCGCAGTCATTAGAGATTTATTTGAATCAAAAAAAGTGGCCGACTTTTTATCATCTATGGCATTGATCATGGGACTTGCTCCGATCCTAGCTCCTTCAATCGGTGGATTCGTCAATCAGCTTTTAGGATGGAGAGCTATCTTCGGATTACTTGCGGTATCAAACATTGTTTGCCTTGCATGCATTTACTTATTTCTTCCAGAAACTATTAAGCAAAAATCTTCTAACCTTAGTATAAAATCAATGCTGACTTCATATGGACAGTTGTTTCGTGAAAGATCATTTGTTGGTTACCTAATTCCTGATACTGCGATTCGTGCAGGGATGTTTGCTTATATTGCAGGTTCACCATTCGTCTTTATTGAGCTTTACAATATTCCTAAGGAACACTACGGATGGATTTTTGGAATGAATGCTTTGGGACTTATGGCCGCATCACAAATCAACAGACGTTTATTAAAACGTTTTGATTCTGATATGATCTTGCGTTGGTCAGTAAGAGTCGCAGCAGTTGCTGCTACAATTGTTTTTATTTCTCCTCAAATTAGTTCACAAGTCTCAATGCTTTTAATTCCCATCTTTTTATTTTTAGCGACACTTAATTTCGTAGGACCGAATGCACTTGCTGGTGCACTTGCTTCTCAAGGACATCGTGCAGGGACAGCATCAGCTCTATATGGATGTATGCAGTGGAGCTTAGCTTCAGCTTCATCGTTTATGGTAAGTTATTTTCATAATGGAACAGCAACACCGATGACTGGAACGATTTTAGCTTGTGGATTAGTTTCTCTTATTGCTTATCAGATTTTAAAACCTCAAGTTGGTGATAGGAATCAATTAAGAGAAGTAGAGAAAACAATTGTTATACCAAGCGAAGCCGAGCCGGGAGTCTAA
- a CDS encoding EamA family transporter codes for MKNLKDSTIFPVILIILSMISLVSGASLAKQLFSAIGAESTSVIRLGVAALFLTMIWRPWRTKLNRGQLKIIAIYGICLGVMNFLFYMAIARLPLGIAIAIEFIGPLSVAIYLSRKAYDFLWAMLAIAGIVLILPLSDVQESIDIIGVIYALGAAAAWALYVIQGKKAASATHSGVVTSLGMTAGFIAVFPFGATNIPMVFSSSTLILTAIGVGILSSAIPYSLEMIALRKVESKHFGLLMSMEPAIGAVAGYFYLNEQLTTLQLLAIFCIIAASVGSTITASKSKIVEIINP; via the coding sequence ATGAAGAATCTTAAAGACTCAACAATATTTCCTGTCATCCTTATCATCCTATCGATGATCTCGCTTGTCTCAGGAGCGTCACTCGCGAAACAACTTTTTTCAGCGATTGGGGCCGAAAGTACTTCTGTCATTCGTTTAGGTGTGGCCGCACTTTTCTTAACAATGATCTGGAGACCTTGGCGCACGAAACTTAATAGAGGGCAGTTAAAAATAATTGCTATCTATGGTATTTGTTTGGGTGTCATGAATTTTCTTTTCTACATGGCGATAGCGCGTCTTCCACTTGGAATTGCCATCGCAATAGAATTCATTGGACCTCTCTCTGTCGCTATTTATTTATCAAGAAAAGCTTACGACTTTCTTTGGGCAATGCTCGCGATTGCTGGAATTGTCTTAATTCTTCCATTGTCTGATGTTCAAGAGTCCATAGATATTATTGGAGTTATTTACGCTCTTGGAGCTGCTGCTGCATGGGCGCTTTATGTTATTCAAGGGAAAAAAGCAGCAAGTGCTACTCACTCAGGTGTTGTTACATCTCTAGGAATGACTGCAGGTTTTATTGCAGTATTTCCATTTGGTGCAACTAATATCCCCATGGTCTTTTCCAGTTCAACTTTAATCCTCACTGCTATTGGTGTGGGAATTTTATCAAGTGCAATTCCCTATTCATTAGAAATGATTGCATTAAGAAAAGTTGAATCTAAACATTTTGGACTTTTAATGAGTATGGAACCTGCCATCGGTGCCGTGGCTGGTTATTTTTATCTGAACGAGCAATTAACCACACTACAGCTTCTTGCGATCTTCTGTATCATTGCTGCCTCAGTGGGAAGTACCATTACGGCCTCTAAGTCAAAAATCGTAGAAATTATTAATCCTTAA